Proteins encoded in a region of the Vicia villosa cultivar HV-30 ecotype Madison, WI linkage group LG5, Vvil1.0, whole genome shotgun sequence genome:
- the LOC131606040 gene encoding uncharacterized protein LOC131606040 produces the protein MDKSGEIQQEQENVTGVAPCASQMAYSHNQNDPLVASGPPFVAVPTPAQPLAAFSNSIDQLQQQQDFHHQLQQQQQQQLKVFWENQMQEIVQTNCFSKHSFPPTHIKRIMKMDEDVQLVSANAPVLFAKACEMFLLDVTLRSWFHAKENKRSKLQKNDIAAAIENIAAFDFLLDIIPKDELKEEEGPGIAESTIPIAEGHGIAQTGPAADLPPQHPVGSTGMVMGNPFDQAALYSTLHPQPPNPNPRPPQQQSTTLYSTIPIEEGRGIELSTIPIAEGLRIAQSTIPIADGLGIAQSNIPITGPANQMQEIIQTDCFSKHSFPPTRIKKIMKMDKDVLQVSADAPVLFAKACEMFIFDLTSQSWTQAKEIKRNTLQKSHVAAIIASNVAFNFLVDIIPKDELKEEEGPGILGFAQSTIPIMGPAADLPYNDVPPQHPVGSTEMIMGNPIDQATLYSTLQPNPNPQPTQQQSTTLHSTQLPRPPYEAMSSFMELLLGAVYFSSIVV, from the exons ATGGACAAATCAGGTGAGATTCAACAAGAGCAAGAAAATGTGACTGGAGTTGCACCATGTGCTAGTCAAATGGCTTATTCTCACAACCAGAATGATCCTTTGGTAGCTTCTGGTCCACCTTTTGTTGCTGTTCCTACCCCAGCTCAACCTCTAGCCGCGTTCTCTAATTCCATCGACCAATTG CAGCAGCAGCAAGATTTCCACCATCAACTACAACAACAGCAAC AGCAGCAACTTAAGGTGTTCTGGGAAAACCAAATGCAAGAAATTGTCCAAACAAATTGCTTTTCAAAACATAGTTTCCCACCTACTCATATAAAGAGAATAATGAAAATGGATGAAGATGTTCAGTTGGTTTCAGCAAATGCTCCAGTCTTATTTGCAAAAGCATGTGAAATGTTTCTATTAGATGTGACTTTGCGATCTTGGTTTCATGCGAAAGAGAACAAAAGAAGTAAACTACAAAAGAATGATATAGCAGCTGCTATTGAAAATATTGCTGCTTTCGATTTCTTGCTTGATATCATTCCAAAAGATGAATTGAAAGAAGAGGAAGGGCCTGGAATTGCAGAGTCAACTATTCCAATAGCAGAGGGGCATGGAATTGCCCA AACGGGTCCTGCAGCTGATCTCCCACCACAACATCCTGTAGGTTCTACCGGGATGGTCATGGGAAACCCATTTGATCAAGCAGCACTATATTCTACCCTTCATCCTCAACCGCCAAATCCAAACCCACGGCCACCGCAACAACAAAGTACAACACTATATTCTACCATTCCAATAGAAGAGGGGCGTGGAATTGAACTGTCTACTATTCCAATAGCAGAGGGGCTTAGAATTGCACAGTCTACTATTCCAATAGCAGATGGGCTTGGAATTGCACAATCTAATATTCCAATAACGGGTCCTGCAAACCAAATGCAAGAAATTATCCAAACAGATTGCTTTTCAAAACATAGTTTCCCACCTACTCGTAtaaagaaaataatgaaaatgGATAAAGATGTCCTGCAGGTTTCAGCAGATGCTCCAGTCTTATTTGCAAAAGCATGCGAAATGTTTATATTTGATTTGACTTCGCAATCTTGGACTCAGGCGAAAGAGATCAAAAGAAATACACTACAAAAGAGTCATGTAGCAGCTATTATTGCAAGTAATGTTGCTTTCAATTTCTTGGTTGATATCATTCCAAAAGATGAATTGAAAGAAGAGGAAGGGCCTGGAATT CTTGGATTTGCACAGTCTACTATTCCAATAATGGGTCCTGCAGCTGATCTTCCATATAATGATGTCCCACCACAACATCCTGTAGGCTCTACCGAGATGATCATGGGAAATCCAATTGATCAAGCAACACTGTATTCTACCTTGCAGCCAAATCCAAACCCACAGCCAACGCAACAACAAAGTACAACACTACATTCTACCCAGTTGCCTCGACCTCCT TATGAGGCTATGAGCTCTTTTATGGAGTTACTCTTAGGTGCTGTTTACTTTTCAAGTATTGTTGTGTAA